One region of Culex pipiens pallens isolate TS chromosome 2, TS_CPP_V2, whole genome shotgun sequence genomic DNA includes:
- the LOC128092668 gene encoding uncharacterized protein LOC128092668, whose protein sequence is MAESDLKTNSLKIRFAGNCREPTEPEIFDFMRGKMKLKADHLLSMYKDKLDASVIVKFKNEEEFKATLARLPGTMEFAYNKYESTQVRLSPANAVVKYVRLFNLPPEVDDREIGTALSKYGRIQRLIREKYGEETGFPIWTSVRGAYIELKEGTEIPASLHVRNIRARVFYEGLVNKCFLCGATDHIKAECPERKTVNTRLDASRGSYSAAVAGGAARWFKQKMAEPTLSKEPEATMTNLNALFPQTALMKPQQSMVEVKEKAPPAGPSSGKQIAAAKETDDLWSQAVADQLQQPQQENKQDGDGWRVVPPKKEKNKKNPKKVRSSSAGSSGASGSVDPKFLRPRTPRPTAISDAQRNRDRSRSAPKNGDSKKPKIIVTAETNEEAKQPSSGEMDVDGVDEMKADLVLLFNGYLSGNMRPSKTFTDGIITLIPKKGANNVHLDDYRPISLLNCDYKLFMKIIAERLKFYMGKLLGFGQTACLPNSSCIDNLKDIRRILTRACESKRFKGCLVSVDLNKAFDRVNHFYLWKVLEKFGFPTQLIDCLKNLYANAASRVLVNGFLTPEINISSSVRQGCPLSMILFVLYIEPLLRKISVTIPPVLVYGKFINVLAFADDIVVFVKNDYEFDNFIKVIDTFSKYASIKLNFAKSVFLRLNNAKVGPQKFKETEALKVLGVIFEKSWSSTVNNNYKRLVTNINLSMLQHNVRKINIIERCIVLNTYILSKLWYVAQLFPPANSHLAQIKSACGKFIWKGYIFKLDRKQLYLDFFKGGLRLVDPEAKSKALFLKNIFYNLNAHGTQLDESYLIDLDSPQKLTRNAREWLNEGKAVVANHNLNTVKLMYNYFVSLNSESPAIEGKLSLNWTLIWKNCSESFLEMKDRAKMFGFVNDLLPNKEKLLSYNIGNLTSAVCDKCGGIDSNSHRIKECPRAKEVWEWSSRIVQNRYKMNVVDLEDILQLDLDEKSESEKAALWLAVKTISYNLRVSEPSLFVLKKEIREHRWNERKNIRIIFGNIV, encoded by the exons ATGGCGGAAAGTGACCTCAAGACCAACTCCTTGAAGATTCGGTTTGCCGGCAACTGTCGAGAACCTACGGAACCGGAAATCTTTGATTTCATGCGCGGGAAGATGAAGCTGAAGGCGGACCATCTGCTGTCCATGTACAAGGACAAATTGGACGCTTCTGTGATCGTGAAGTTCAAAAACGAGGAAGAGTTCAAGGCCACTCTGGCCAGGTTGCCCGGAACCATGGAGTTTGCGTACAACAAGTACGAGTCGACGCAGGTTCGCCTGTCACCGGCAAACGCGGTGGTGAAGTACGTGCGGCTGTTCAACCTGCCGCCGGAGGTGGACGATCGTGAGATCGGGACGGCGCTGTCCAAGTACGGCCGAATCCAGCGGCTGATTCGCGAAAAGTACGGCGAGGAAACGGGTTTCCCCATCTGGACATCCGTCCGAGGAGCGTACATTGAGCTGAAGGAGGGTACGGAGATTCCGGCGTCCCTTCATGTGCGGAACATACGAGCAAGAGTTTTTTACGAAGGTTTGGTCAACAAGTGCTTCCTTTGCGGTGCGACGGACCATATCAAGGCAGAGTGTCCCGAACGGAAAACGGTTAATACCCGGTTGGATGCTAGCCGCGGTTCCTACAGTGCCGCGGTTGCTGGTGGAGCTGCTCGGTGGTTCAAGCAGAAAATGGCGGAACCGACCTTGAGCAAGGAACCAGAGGCAACGATGACGAACCTCAACGCTCTGTTTCCTCAAACGGCTTTGATGAAACCGCAGCAGAGTATGGTGGAAGTGAAGGAAAAGGCGCCCCCCGCTGGACCGTCCAGCGGAAAGCAAATCGCAGCAGCGAAGGAGACGGACGATCTTTGGTCTCAAGCAGTCGCGGATCAATTGCAGCAGCCACAGCAGGAGAACAAGCAAGATGGAGACGGCTGGCGCGTGGTGCCACCGAAGAAGGAGAAGAACAAGAAAAATCCAAAGAAAGTGCGTTCAAGTTCGGCTGGTTCATCGGGTGCATCGGGTTCGGTCGATCCGAAGTTTTTGCGTCCGCGAACTCCGCGTCCGACCGCTATCAGTGATGCGCAGCGGAACAGAGACAGAAGTCGATCGGCACCGAAGAACGGCGACTCGAAGAAGCCGAAGATCATCGTGACGGCAGAGACGAACGAGGAAGCCAAGCAGCCGAGTAGTGGTGAGATGGATGTGGATGGCGTCGACGAAATGAAG GCTGATTTAGTATTATTATTTAATGGATATCTTTCAGGTAATATGCGACCATCAAAAACTTTTACAGATGGAATTATTACGTTAATacctaaaaaaggtgcaaataaTGTGCATTTGGATGATTACCGTCCGATTAGTTTGTTAAATTGCGattataaattatttatgaaaattattgcTGAACGTTTGAAGTTTTACATGGGTAAATTGCTAGGTTTTGGTCAAACAGCATGTTTGCCAAATTCTTCTTGTATAGACAATTTAAAGGACATTCGCAGAATTCTCACTCGAGCATGTGAGTCTAAGCGTTTTAAGGGTTGTTTAGTAAGCGTGGATTTGAATAAGGCTTTTGATAGAGTTAATCACTTCTATCTATGGAAAGTCCTGGAGAAGTTTGGGTTTCCTACTCAACTgatagattgtttgaaaaacttgtaCGCTAATGCAGCCTCTCGAGTTTTGGTTAATGGATTTTTAACTCCTGAAATTAATATTAGCAGCTCAGTACGACAGGGTTGTCCTTTAAGCATGATCCTTTTTGTACTTTACATAGAACCTCTGcttagaaaaatttcagttACTATTCCTCCCGTTTTAGTATATGggaaattcataaatgttttagCTTTTGCCGATGATATAGTAGTTTTTGTTAAGAATGATtatgaatttgataattttataaaagtaaTTGATACATTTTCGAAGTATGCatctattaaattaaattttgctaaatCAGTATTTCTTAGGTTGAACAATGCTAAAGTTGGTCCACAGAAATTCAAAGAGACTGAAGCTTTGAAAGTTCTTGGGGTTATATTTGAGAAAAGTTGGTCAAGTACTgtgaataataattataaacgACTTGTCACTAATATCAATTTATCTATGCTTCAGCATAATGTAAGGAAAATTAACATAATCGAAAGATGTATTGTTTTGAACACCTATATTTTATCGAAATTATGGTACGTTGCACAATTGTTTCCACCTGCAAATTCCCATCTAGCTCAAATAAAATCGGCGTGCGGCAAGTTTATTTGGAAaggatacatttttaaattagatagaaaacaactttatttagattttttcaaggGAGGTCTTAGGCTTGTTGATCCAGAAGCAAAATCTAAGGCattatttctgaaaaacattttttataatttaaatgcaCATGGAACACAACTGGATGAAAGTTATTTGATAGATTTAGATTCACCGCAGAAACTTACACGTAATGCAAGGGAATGGTTGAATGAAGGGAAGGCAGTTGTTGCCAATCACAATTTAAATACTGTAAAATTGATgtataattattttgtttcacttaaTAGTGAATCACCAGCTATTGaagggaaattgagtttaaattggactttaatttggaaaaattgtaGTGAAAGCTTCCTCGAAATGAAAGATCGTGCAAAAATGTTTGGTTTCGTAAATGATTTGTTACCTAACAAAGAAAAATTATTAAGTTACAATATTGGAAATTTGACGTCAGCTGTCTGCGACAAATGTGGTGGAATTGATTCTAATTCACACAGAATAAAAGAGTGCCCAAGAGCAAAAGAAGTGTGGGAATGGAGTAGTCGTATTGTCCAAAATCGATATAAAATGAATGTAGTTGATTTAGAGGATATTCTTCAATTAGATCTCGATGAGAAAAGCGAATCAGAAAAGGCAGCTTTATGGCTTGCAGTAAAAACAATCAGTTACAATTTGAGAGTATCAGAACCGtcattatttgttttgaaaaaggaaATAAGAGAGCATAGATGGAATGAGCGAAAAAACATAAggattatttttggaaatatagTTTGA